Proteins encoded together in one Ictidomys tridecemlineatus isolate mIctTri1 chromosome 3, mIctTri1.hap1, whole genome shotgun sequence window:
- the LOC101959243 gene encoding IQ domain-containing protein F5, whose amino-acid sequence MLFYHVEEEEQPEDKDENPLLSENPSEVETDILAETQKTDNTEAPVIQDEISKEDKAVIKIQSWWRGTLVRRTLLHAALRAWVIQCWWRLMQAKFAEKRRRVTLDKFSREEWAAVRLQSWARMWRIRQRYCQVLNAVRIIQAYWRCHTCASRGLIKGQYRVTASQLHLELEILLGSGPCVVTECIPLPIKQ is encoded by the exons ATGCTCTTCTATCATGTT gaggaggaggagcagcctgaagataaagatgaaaatccCTTATTATCAGAGAACCCATCAGAGGTAGAG ACTGATATTCTGGCTGAGACACAGAAAACGGACAATACTGAA GCTCCAGTGATCCAGGATGAGATCTCCAAAGAAGATAAGGCAGTTATAAAGATCCAGTCTTGGTGGCGGGGCACACTGGTGCGTAGGACACTGCTACACGCTGCCCTCAGGGCCTGGGTCATTCAGTGCTGGTGGAGGCTGATGCAAGCAAAATTTGCAGAGAAGAGGCGCCGGGTGACACTTGATAAATTTTCACGGGAGGAGTGGGCAGCAGTCAGACTGCAGTCCTGGGCCCGCATGTGGCGCATCCGTCAGCGCTACTGCCAGGTGCTCAATGCTGTTCGTATCATCCAGGCCTACTGGAGGTGCCACACCTGTGCTTCCCGGGGTCTCATCAAAGGCCAATACCGAGTCACAGCCAGCCAGCTGCATCTCGAGTTGGAGATCCTGCTGGGCTCAGGGCCCTGTGTTGTGACAGAGTGTATTCCCCTCCCAATAAAGCAGTGA
- the LOC101958955 gene encoding IQ domain-containing protein F5 → MSRWIHPNFLRGQGSNDDAVDEKVIISTEDTAAVFIQAWWRGTLVRRTLLHASLRAWTIQLWWRQIRVKLMENRRRNALDFYARKEWAVVTLQAWVRMWRIRTRYCRLLNAVRIIQVYWRWHSCHTRGFIQGDYALKENQLNIQLEISLGSQACKVQQHIPLPLKE, encoded by the exons ATGTCCAG ATGGATCCATCCAAACTTTCTGAGAGGGCAGG GCTCCAACGACGACGCCGTGGATGAGAAGGTCATCATAAGCACAGAGGATACTGCTGCTGTGTTCATCCAGGCCTGGTGGCGAGGCACGTTGGTGCGACGCACACTGCTGCATGCTTCCCTCAGGGCGTGGACCATCCAGTTATGGTGGAGACAGATACGGGTGAAGCTCATGGAAAATAGGCGGCGTAATGCGCTGGATTTCTATGCGCGGAAAGAGTGGGCAGTCGTCACGCTGCAGGCGTGGGTCCGAATGTGGCGCATCCGCACACGATACTGTCGATTGCTAAATGCTGTCCGCATCATCCAGGTTTATTGGCGTTGGCATAGTTGTCATACCCGTGGTTTTATTCAGGGAGACTATGCTCTCAAAGAAAACCAATTGAATATTCAACTTGAAATCTCTCTGGGTTCACAGGCTTGTAAGGTGCAACAACACATACCCCTTCCATTAAAAGAATGA